The proteins below are encoded in one region of Legionella antarctica:
- the minC gene encoding septum site-determining protein MinC codes for MSENITKTQAFKLKGRLYTFTVLQILNTDKDIFSRQFAETVVKAPKLFERTPVVFDLSFVNHLEFDLQSLCQIAREHGMIPVAIQGGNSLHDTLAQCQGLAVLNASTSQDKPIIEQGIENSSVTESAKTKLLTMPVRSGQQVVAKGADLIVTASVSHGAELLADGNIHVYGALRGRALAGISGDLDARIYCHSLEAELVSIAGFYRLSDAIEPMIGPCQIYLLNEHIVIEPL; via the coding sequence ATGAGTGAAAATATAACTAAAACTCAAGCATTTAAGCTAAAAGGTCGACTTTATACGTTTACGGTTTTACAAATTCTTAACACTGATAAAGATATTTTTTCCCGGCAATTTGCTGAAACAGTGGTTAAAGCCCCCAAATTATTCGAAAGAACCCCAGTTGTTTTTGATTTATCATTTGTTAATCATTTGGAATTTGATTTGCAAAGTTTATGCCAGATTGCTCGTGAGCATGGGATGATACCTGTGGCTATTCAAGGGGGTAATTCATTGCATGATACCTTGGCTCAATGTCAGGGGCTGGCAGTATTGAATGCCTCGACATCACAAGACAAACCTATAATTGAGCAAGGTATAGAAAATAGTTCCGTTACTGAGTCAGCAAAAACAAAACTACTAACGATGCCAGTTCGTTCAGGTCAACAGGTGGTGGCAAAAGGTGCGGATTTGATAGTAACTGCTTCGGTAAGTCACGGAGCAGAATTACTGGCTGATGGTAATATTCATGTATATGGTGCATTAAGAGGTAGGGCTCTCGCCGGAATATCTGGTGATCTGGACGCTCGAATTTACTGCCATTCCCTGGAGGCTGAATTGGTTTCAATTGCTGGTTTTTATCGTTTAAGTGATGCTATTGAGCCAATGATTGGTCCATGTCAAATTTATTTGCTAAATGAGCATATCGTTATCGAGCCATTATGA
- a CDS encoding helix-turn-helix domain-containing protein, translating into MNTTPSMDEMNNPETNNQGIQLSSIRQQKGYSIEYVASKLHLRARIIELIENGEFNLLPEPVFVKGYLRAYSKLLGVSPDPFLAVFNTQYIFEKKPERALWQSKRESHKAEHIIRWFTVVFAVGVMVAVGIWWQKNRDSQPIYSAHKTATELSLNQATTELKLTDLSKMQSLLTPRTHMSPLEKEGG; encoded by the coding sequence ATGAATACAACACCCTCAATGGATGAAATGAATAATCCGGAAACTAATAATCAAGGAATACAACTTTCAAGTATACGCCAACAAAAAGGTTATTCTATTGAATATGTAGCCAGTAAATTACATTTAAGAGCACGTATTATTGAGTTAATTGAAAATGGTGAGTTTAACTTACTACCTGAACCAGTTTTTGTAAAAGGGTATTTACGCGCGTACTCCAAACTTTTGGGCGTTTCTCCTGATCCATTTCTCGCTGTTTTTAATACGCAATACATATTTGAAAAAAAACCAGAACGTGCATTATGGCAAAGTAAACGCGAATCGCACAAGGCAGAACATATTATCCGCTGGTTCACTGTAGTATTTGCCGTTGGAGTTATGGTCGCAGTGGGTATTTGGTGGCAAAAAAATCGAGACAGCCAACCCATTTATTCCGCCCATAAAACAGCAACTGAGTTATCACTCAATCAAGCGACTACAGAGCTTAAGTTGACTGATTTGTCCAAAATGCAATCTTTATTGACACCAAGAACTCACATGTCACCATTGGAGAAAGAGGGTGGCTGA
- the pabB gene encoding aminodeoxychorismate synthase component I, translating to MNLLDNTTSVLLDYPLFLQASYQKLSHLPGFVLLESTDRAHGRYDILSACPHERIIITENTCNKASVLHHLKKKLSLQPSESDLPFQGGAIGYISYDLGARLHGINSRAQSTLQDMPLLDLGLYDWAIIVDHYLKKVIFFAANNHSATADIMPEIIKLWRAISSETQSKQFTVKSGFTPLITKEAYQNSFQAIHQALKEGRSYQVNFTQPFHAAYEGDTWEMYKKICAKNPVPFSAFLKTKEASILSFSPERFLLNDKGKLLTSPIKGTIRRSCNSFEDEQLKNQLTSCAKNRAENVMIVDLLRNDLGKISFPGSVHVSNLCAVQSYNALHHLVSDIEAQCLDVVHPFDAFISCFPGGSITGAPKLESMKIINEQERYARGIYCGSIGYFSQHGRFDTNIAIRTISAREDILHLAAGGGIVIDSNSEDEYRECYIKIAAIINGLK from the coding sequence GTGAATTTACTAGATAATACAACGTCAGTGTTATTGGATTACCCGCTTTTTTTACAGGCATCCTACCAAAAGTTGTCTCATTTACCAGGTTTTGTTCTCCTCGAGAGTACGGATCGTGCGCATGGGCGATATGATATTTTAAGTGCCTGTCCTCATGAGCGAATTATTATTACCGAAAATACGTGCAATAAAGCTTCTGTACTGCATCATTTGAAAAAAAAATTATCGTTACAACCATCCGAAAGTGATCTTCCTTTTCAAGGGGGTGCTATTGGTTATATTTCCTATGATTTAGGGGCTCGTTTGCACGGTATAAACTCAAGAGCACAATCAACTCTCCAGGATATGCCATTATTGGATCTTGGATTATATGACTGGGCAATTATTGTGGATCATTATTTAAAAAAAGTGATCTTTTTTGCTGCCAATAACCATTCAGCCACCGCAGATATTATGCCAGAAATCATTAAACTTTGGCGGGCAATATCATCTGAAACTCAAAGCAAACAATTTACAGTTAAATCGGGTTTCACACCACTTATAACAAAAGAGGCGTATCAAAATTCTTTTCAGGCTATACACCAGGCTTTAAAAGAAGGGAGAAGTTATCAGGTTAACTTTACACAACCTTTCCATGCAGCATATGAGGGGGATACCTGGGAAATGTATAAAAAAATATGTGCTAAAAACCCGGTACCTTTTTCTGCTTTTTTAAAAACCAAAGAAGCAAGTATACTTAGTTTCTCCCCAGAACGATTTTTATTAAATGATAAAGGTAAATTATTAACTTCACCTATAAAAGGAACTATCAGGCGCTCTTGTAATTCATTTGAAGATGAACAATTAAAAAACCAATTAACTTCATGTGCAAAAAATCGTGCTGAAAATGTGATGATAGTTGATTTATTAAGAAATGACCTTGGTAAAATATCTTTTCCCGGTTCAGTTCATGTTTCTAATCTTTGTGCTGTTCAAAGTTACAATGCCTTACATCATTTGGTTAGCGATATTGAGGCACAGTGTCTTGATGTAGTCCACCCATTTGACGCATTTATCTCTTGTTTTCCAGGGGGATCCATCACAGGAGCACCGAAGTTAGAGTCAATGAAGATCATCAACGAACAAGAACGTTATGCTCGTGGCATTTATTGCGGAAGCATTGGTTATTTTTCTCAGCATGGACGTTTTGATACTAATATTGCAATACGCACTATAAGTGCTAGAGAAGATATTCTCCATCTAGCCGCAGGTGGAGGAATAGTTATTGACTCTAATAGCGAAGATGAATATCGTGAGTGCTACATCAAGATAGCAGCGATTATTAATGGGCTTAAATAA
- a CDS encoding AMP-binding protein — protein sequence MDKRWFEQYQNNVPYEIDPSQYLSLVALFQESCDKYTTRVAYSNLGTEITYAELNHLSRDFAAYLQQLGLEKGARVAIMMPNVLQYPVALFAILRAGFIVVNTNPLYTSDELIHQMNDSGAEVIIVLANFAKTVEKALPSLSTIKHVIVTEIGDLFPTLKRIAVNFVVKYIKKLVPAFKIPHTVTFNYALLEGKQSPLHHVELNHDDIAFLQYTGGTTGVAKGAMLTHGNLVANVLQAYAWISPLGISDQDIIVTALPLYHIFSLTANCLTFLKIGAKNILITNPRDIGHFIDEIKNSGFTAFTGVNTLYNALLNHPKFKEIDFSKLKLALSGGMALQKSVSLRWSEMTKTRVLEAYGLTETSPAATINPMYLEGYNGSIGLPLSSTDASIRDDDGKEVPIGTSGELCIKGPQVMTGYWNRPDETALVFTEDGFLKTGDIARMDEEGFVYIVDRKKDMIVISGFNVYPNEVEQVIGMHPGVLEVGVVGVIDEESGERVKACIVKKDPELTAEQIIAHCREHLTAYKIPKIVDFYKELPKTNVGKILRRSLKENGLAAKGELSTNTVVTT from the coding sequence GTGGATAAGCGATGGTTTGAACAATATCAAAATAACGTGCCATATGAAATTGACCCGAGTCAGTACTTATCCCTGGTCGCCTTATTTCAAGAATCATGTGACAAATATACAACAAGAGTTGCTTACTCAAATTTAGGAACTGAAATTACCTATGCTGAACTAAACCATTTAAGCAGGGATTTTGCTGCCTATTTGCAGCAGTTAGGACTGGAAAAAGGCGCCAGAGTCGCCATTATGATGCCTAATGTACTGCAGTATCCGGTTGCTCTTTTTGCTATCTTACGTGCAGGTTTTATTGTTGTTAATACTAATCCATTGTATACCAGTGATGAGTTAATTCATCAGATGAATGATTCAGGAGCTGAGGTGATTATTGTCCTTGCAAATTTTGCAAAAACTGTGGAAAAAGCGTTACCTTCACTGTCGACAATAAAGCATGTAATTGTTACTGAAATTGGCGATTTGTTCCCAACCCTGAAAAGAATAGCAGTTAACTTCGTAGTAAAATACATAAAAAAACTAGTGCCTGCTTTTAAAATTCCACATACCGTTACGTTTAATTATGCTCTCCTTGAAGGAAAGCAATCCCCCTTGCATCATGTAGAACTAAATCACGACGACATTGCCTTTTTACAATATACCGGGGGTACCACTGGTGTAGCCAAAGGGGCGATGCTAACGCATGGTAATCTAGTGGCCAACGTGCTTCAGGCTTATGCCTGGATATCACCACTTGGCATAAGCGACCAGGATATTATTGTAACCGCCCTCCCGCTTTATCATATATTTTCACTTACCGCGAACTGCCTTACTTTTTTAAAAATTGGTGCTAAAAACATACTTATCACCAATCCTCGTGATATAGGGCACTTTATTGATGAAATTAAGAATAGCGGATTTACTGCTTTTACAGGAGTCAATACTTTATATAATGCTCTGTTAAATCACCCCAAATTTAAAGAAATTGATTTTAGTAAATTAAAGTTAGCTCTTTCTGGTGGCATGGCTCTGCAAAAAAGTGTCTCGCTTCGGTGGTCTGAAATGACCAAAACACGGGTATTAGAAGCATATGGATTAACTGAAACGAGTCCCGCTGCCACCATAAATCCCATGTATCTTGAGGGTTATAATGGCAGCATTGGTCTACCACTCTCTTCAACTGATGCATCTATTCGTGATGACGATGGAAAAGAAGTGCCAATTGGTACCAGTGGTGAGTTATGTATTAAGGGTCCGCAAGTTATGACAGGATATTGGAACCGTCCAGATGAAACTGCGCTAGTATTCACTGAAGATGGTTTTTTAAAGACTGGAGATATTGCCAGAATGGATGAAGAGGGCTTTGTTTATATAGTCGATAGAAAAAAAGATATGATCGTAATATCAGGATTTAATGTTTACCCAAATGAAGTAGAACAAGTCATCGGGATGCATCCCGGGGTTTTGGAAGTTGGCGTTGTTGGAGTAATTGATGAAGAGTCTGGAGAGCGTGTTAAAGCATGCATCGTAAAAAAAGATCCTGAACTCACTGCCGAGCAGATTATTGCTCACTGCAGAGAACATTTAACTGCCTATAAAATTCCAAAAATTGTGGATTTTTATAAAGAACTCCCCAAAACTAATGTCGGTAAAATTTTACGACGCTCACTCAAAGAAAATGGATTAGCAGCCAAAGGTGAATTAAGTACAAACACAGTTGTTACTACATAG
- the rlmN gene encoding 23S rRNA (adenine(2503)-C(2))-methyltransferase RlmN: MSDQKVNLLDYNYQQLRELLTLWGEKPFRAQQLIQWIHQTGLTEFSQMTNLGKALREKLSRLSFIGLPEIVTCQKSADGTHKWLLKLDCGNCIETVFIPEANRGTLCVSSQVGCALNCSFCSTAKQGFNRNLSTAEIIGQVWLAARELSHSQGAHDKRVTNVVMMGMGEPLLNFDNVVSAMNIMMDDFGYGLSKRRVTLSTSGVLPDLERLRTVSPVALAVSLHAPNDELRNELVPINKKYPLKQLMALCKTYFKDEPRRKVTFEYVMLKGVNDQIEHATQLIKLLRDIPAKVNLIPFNPFPMTQYERSSQTAIDAFRDRLISHGINTITRKTRGDDIDAACGQLAGEVIDRTSRSQKWQKLHFIPKIEQTNNIALPAD, from the coding sequence ATGTCTGATCAAAAAGTTAATTTGCTGGATTATAATTATCAGCAGTTACGAGAGTTATTGACGTTGTGGGGGGAAAAACCCTTTAGAGCGCAGCAGCTAATTCAATGGATTCATCAGACTGGTTTAACCGAATTTTCTCAAATGACTAATTTAGGGAAAGCTTTAAGGGAAAAGCTTTCCCGCTTATCTTTTATAGGGTTACCTGAAATCGTAACCTGTCAAAAATCAGCTGACGGGACCCATAAATGGTTACTAAAGCTGGATTGCGGTAATTGCATAGAAACAGTATTCATTCCTGAGGCCAACCGCGGTACGCTTTGTGTCTCATCTCAAGTAGGTTGTGCTTTGAATTGTTCATTTTGCTCCACTGCAAAACAAGGCTTTAACCGGAATTTATCTACAGCAGAAATTATTGGTCAGGTATGGCTGGCCGCTCGAGAGTTGTCCCATAGTCAAGGGGCACATGATAAACGGGTAACTAATGTTGTGATGATGGGAATGGGTGAGCCTTTACTTAACTTTGATAATGTCGTTTCTGCCATGAACATTATGATGGATGATTTTGGGTATGGACTTTCAAAGCGCCGCGTAACCTTGAGCACCTCCGGAGTATTACCTGATTTAGAGCGTTTAAGAACCGTTAGCCCTGTTGCTTTAGCCGTATCGCTTCATGCTCCTAATGATGAATTACGAAATGAATTGGTGCCGATAAATAAAAAATATCCTTTAAAGCAACTCATGGCACTTTGTAAAACCTATTTTAAAGACGAACCACGCAGAAAAGTAACCTTTGAGTATGTCATGTTAAAAGGGGTTAATGACCAAATAGAGCATGCTACGCAGCTGATTAAACTACTTAGAGATATTCCTGCAAAAGTAAATTTAATCCCATTTAATCCTTTTCCGATGACGCAGTATGAACGCTCATCCCAAACTGCTATTGATGCGTTTCGAGATCGGTTGATCAGTCATGGCATTAATACGATTACGCGCAAAACTCGTGGAGATGATATTGATGCTGCGTGTGGTCAATTGGCAGGTGAAGTTATAGACAGAACAAGTCGCTCACAAAAATGGCAAAAGCTTCATTTTATTCCTAAAATAGAACAAACAAATAACATTGCTCTTCCAGCAGATTAA
- the pdhA gene encoding pyruvate dehydrogenase (acetyl-transferring) E1 component subunit alpha, protein MTTVAQFDITFSQFLNEEGKLVGSLPAIAENHSSLKELYKVMVLTRTFDKKAIALQRTGKMGTYAPINGQEAISTAIGHAMRPEDVLAPYYRDYAAQIQRGVKMAEILAYWGGDERGSQFACDSQDLPICVPIASQCLHAAGVAFAFQYRNESRVAVVCIGEGGTSEGDFYEAMNVAGTWNLPMVFVVNNNQWAISVPREKQTGTQTIAQKAIAAGFSGMQVDGNDILASRQIIGDAIEKARRGEGPSLVEAITYRLCDHTTADDATRYQPSREVELAKTKEPITRFKHYLTENKIWTAEEEEKLVIDCAQKVEQAVVEYMTRKPQPVSSMFDYHYADLPEYLVEQRAIAMEEADHA, encoded by the coding sequence ATGACAACAGTTGCTCAATTTGATATTACATTCTCACAATTTCTGAATGAAGAAGGTAAATTGGTCGGCTCATTGCCTGCAATTGCCGAAAACCATTCATCGCTAAAGGAACTGTATAAAGTAATGGTACTTACCCGTACCTTTGATAAAAAAGCGATTGCTTTGCAAAGGACGGGTAAAATGGGAACTTATGCTCCGATCAATGGCCAGGAAGCAATTTCCACGGCCATAGGTCATGCGATGCGCCCAGAAGACGTCTTAGCTCCTTATTATCGAGATTATGCTGCCCAAATACAGCGTGGCGTGAAAATGGCTGAAATTCTGGCCTATTGGGGTGGCGACGAACGAGGCAGTCAATTTGCATGTGATTCTCAGGATTTACCTATTTGTGTACCCATTGCCTCTCAGTGCCTACATGCTGCGGGTGTTGCCTTTGCTTTTCAGTATAGAAATGAGTCACGAGTTGCGGTCGTCTGCATCGGTGAAGGCGGAACGTCTGAGGGTGATTTTTATGAAGCAATGAACGTTGCTGGCACCTGGAATTTACCTATGGTTTTCGTAGTAAATAATAATCAATGGGCTATTTCTGTACCTAGAGAAAAACAAACAGGAACGCAAACTATCGCACAAAAGGCAATAGCGGCGGGGTTTTCTGGCATGCAAGTTGATGGAAATGATATTTTAGCTTCAAGGCAAATTATAGGGGATGCTATTGAAAAAGCACGTCGTGGCGAGGGACCTAGCTTAGTTGAAGCAATAACCTACCGTTTATGCGATCACACTACTGCGGATGATGCTACCCGCTACCAACCCTCAAGGGAAGTGGAACTAGCGAAAACTAAAGAACCGATAACCAGGTTCAAGCATTATCTTACTGAAAATAAAATCTGGACGGCCGAAGAAGAAGAGAAATTAGTAATAGATTGTGCTCAGAAAGTAGAACAGGCAGTTGTAGAATATATGACTAGAAAACCCCAGCCTGTCAGTAGTATGTTTGATTATCACTATGCCGATTTACCAGAGTATCTGGTAGAGCAACGTGCAATAGCCATGGAGGAAGCGGATCATGCCTGA
- the ndk gene encoding nucleoside-diphosphate kinase, translated as MAKELTLSIIKPDAVAKSVIGQIYSRFENAELTVVAAKMTQLSQEQAERFYEIHKARPFFKDLVNFMISGPVMIQVLQGENAVAKNRDIMGATNPKEAAPGTIRADFADSIDANAVHGSDSLENAAREITFFFEPHEVCVR; from the coding sequence ATGGCAAAAGAATTAACCCTGTCAATTATTAAACCTGATGCTGTAGCTAAATCTGTAATTGGTCAAATTTACAGCCGTTTTGAAAATGCTGAGTTAACTGTAGTTGCAGCAAAGATGACCCAACTATCACAAGAGCAAGCAGAACGCTTTTATGAAATTCACAAAGCACGTCCTTTTTTCAAAGATTTGGTTAATTTCATGATTTCTGGTCCAGTAATGATTCAGGTATTACAAGGCGAAAACGCTGTAGCTAAAAACAGAGACATTATGGGTGCAACCAATCCTAAAGAAGCAGCTCCGGGAACAATACGTGCTGATTTCGCTGATAGTATTGATGCAAATGCTGTTCATGGCTCTGATAGCCTGGAAAATGCAGCCCGTGAAATTACTTTTTTCTTTGAGCCTCATGAAGTTTGCGTAAGATAA
- a CDS encoding tRNA-(ms[2]io[6]A)-hydroxylase, whose amino-acid sequence MVKRIDVDLQMLHDFLQIKTPEPWLNHAATHLPLLLLDHAHCERKAAATAINFISKYPERRELVAVMSPLAREELLHFEKVINILDQKEISYSPLQPSDYATTLHRQVTKRDGPERLCDQLIIGAIIEARSCERFNAILPFIQDIELAKFYRTLVKSESRHFEDYLGLAKLYGGNIRQRMAVFLSIENSFILSPDTVFRFHSGIPDIILDQTKFHLQREKPLTLRPSPCRELAK is encoded by the coding sequence ATGGTAAAACGAATAGATGTAGATTTACAAATGTTACATGATTTTCTGCAAATAAAAACTCCAGAACCCTGGTTAAATCATGCAGCAACACATCTCCCCCTTCTATTACTCGATCATGCGCATTGTGAACGAAAAGCTGCAGCAACCGCTATTAACTTCATTAGCAAATATCCGGAACGAAGGGAACTGGTGGCTGTTATGTCGCCCTTGGCACGAGAAGAGTTACTTCACTTTGAAAAAGTGATTAATATTCTGGATCAAAAAGAAATTTCATATAGCCCCTTACAACCCTCGGATTATGCAACAACGCTTCATAGGCAAGTAACTAAAAGAGATGGGCCTGAACGATTATGTGATCAGCTGATTATAGGTGCCATTATTGAAGCCCGCTCATGCGAGCGTTTTAACGCGATACTACCCTTTATTCAGGATATCGAGTTGGCTAAATTTTACAGGACATTAGTTAAGTCAGAATCAAGGCACTTTGAGGATTATCTGGGTTTAGCCAAGTTATACGGCGGGAACATCAGGCAACGAATGGCTGTCTTTTTATCTATAGAAAATAGTTTTATCTTATCCCCGGACACTGTATTTCGTTTCCATAGTGGTATACCGGATATCATTTTAGATCAGACAAAATTTCATCTGCAAAGAGAAAAGCCACTAACGTTGAGGCCTAGCCCTTGCAGAGAACTGGCTAAATGA
- a CDS encoding NUDIX hydrolase translates to MGLNKLLDNRSTQSAVMVMHELVTDFLILTKRSNQLHHHPGEICFPGGRQEVGDENLYATALRELHEELGISADRISPIKKLEIERTVSGTIIHPWLASIDSIRPYYQDPNEVAALIFIPMHLVINPINYREVMVERNGFRFKSCAFIPNDELVWGATARIMKQLAI, encoded by the coding sequence ATGGGCTTAAATAAACTATTGGATAACAGGTCAACTCAATCTGCCGTAATGGTGATGCATGAGTTAGTAACAGATTTTTTAATTCTGACCAAACGCAGCAATCAATTGCACCATCATCCTGGAGAAATTTGTTTTCCCGGAGGTAGACAAGAGGTTGGAGATGAAAATTTATACGCTACAGCACTAAGAGAGCTTCACGAAGAGTTAGGTATATCAGCTGATCGAATTTCTCCAATAAAAAAACTGGAAATTGAACGAACTGTGTCAGGCACAATTATTCATCCTTGGTTGGCTAGTATTGACTCAATCAGACCTTACTATCAAGACCCTAATGAAGTAGCTGCTTTAATCTTTATACCCATGCATTTGGTGATAAATCCGATAAACTATAGAGAAGTAATGGTCGAGCGCAATGGATTCCGATTTAAAAGCTGTGCGTTTATACCCAACGATGAGTTGGTATGGGGTGCTACAGCACGTATTATGAAGCAATTAGCCATTTAA
- the pilW gene encoding type IV pilus biogenesis/stability protein PilW has translation MLKAIRFLIIMTSLFLLACQHNKINQEQTSKKPDLGKAASFNVQLGLGYLKQGDRPRAKKKLITALKQEPRSADVNAAIAYYFEQTNELEQARKYYLKAISLSSNGGAQLNNYGTFLCRRGQYKKAETYFLNAVKDEQYVHTAGAYENAGLCAQAIPDLEKAKLYFTNALNQDPSRRVSLYELVKIESKEGKDAQALELMQKHPDLVLNDMIFLSLAKEIANKAGKYDIAAEYENNFKKIEPQTDNSGVNNEYNTLNG, from the coding sequence GTGCTGAAAGCTATACGGTTCTTGATAATAATGACTTCCCTGTTTTTACTGGCCTGTCAGCATAATAAAATAAATCAAGAGCAAACCAGTAAAAAACCTGATCTTGGCAAGGCAGCATCATTTAATGTCCAATTAGGTTTGGGTTATTTAAAGCAAGGCGACAGGCCAAGGGCAAAAAAGAAACTTATTACCGCCTTGAAGCAAGAGCCAAGATCAGCAGATGTTAATGCCGCAATCGCGTATTATTTTGAACAAACCAATGAGTTAGAGCAGGCCAGAAAGTACTATCTCAAAGCAATATCTTTATCTTCCAACGGTGGAGCTCAACTTAATAATTATGGAACTTTTTTATGTCGTCGGGGACAGTACAAAAAAGCTGAAACCTATTTTTTGAATGCAGTGAAAGACGAACAATATGTCCATACAGCTGGGGCATATGAAAATGCAGGCCTTTGTGCTCAGGCTATTCCTGATCTAGAAAAAGCGAAGTTATACTTTACTAATGCTTTGAATCAGGATCCATCGAGAAGAGTATCTCTTTATGAGTTAGTTAAAATAGAAAGTAAAGAGGGTAAGGACGCTCAGGCCTTGGAGCTGATGCAAAAACATCCTGATTTGGTTTTAAATGATATGATATTTTTATCGTTAGCTAAAGAAATTGCTAACAAAGCAGGTAAATACGATATAGCGGCAGAATATGAGAATAACTTTAAAAAAATAGAGCCGCAGACTGATAATAGTGGAGTAAATAATGAATACAACACCCTCAATGGATGA
- a CDS encoding UDP-2,3-diacylglucosamine diphosphatase, which translates to MIDVVFISDLHLHPEDKNIKYRFDQFIVWAKNSVKNIYILGDFFHAWAGDDSMDEWSMGIAKQLHSLSVSGISLYYLHGNRDFLLGDVFAKHAGWKVLTEPAVINLGKEKIMLAHGDRYCIRDKAHQRFRLLTRNKLFTLLFLSLPLKYRERLVGKVRALSQSNHTKSVDEMDVVQGAVIKHLLKYKVATLIHGHTHKPGLNVYNSQAQEFKRYVLSDWDDNPQLLCYDSTKGVYFAQNRFEELRNA; encoded by the coding sequence ATGATAGATGTTGTTTTTATTTCCGATCTTCATTTGCATCCAGAGGATAAAAATATTAAGTATCGCTTTGATCAGTTTATCGTTTGGGCTAAAAACTCGGTAAAAAATATTTATATTCTGGGCGATTTTTTTCACGCCTGGGCTGGTGATGATTCTATGGACGAATGGAGCATGGGGATAGCCAAACAACTTCATTCCTTATCAGTCTCGGGGATCTCATTGTACTACCTGCATGGTAATCGTGATTTTTTGTTAGGGGATGTTTTTGCAAAACACGCCGGTTGGAAGGTTTTAACTGAACCTGCGGTTATTAATTTGGGAAAAGAAAAAATAATGTTGGCGCATGGCGATCGTTATTGTATAAGAGATAAGGCACATCAACGTTTCAGATTGTTAACCAGAAACAAGTTATTTACCCTGTTGTTTTTGAGCTTACCCCTAAAATATCGTGAAAGACTGGTAGGGAAAGTTCGTGCACTTAGTCAAAGCAACCATACTAAATCTGTGGATGAAATGGATGTTGTACAAGGAGCAGTTATAAAACACCTCTTAAAATATAAAGTAGCCACATTAATACACGGACATACACATAAACCTGGATTAAACGTTTATAATTCACAGGCTCAGGAATTTAAACGATACGTACTTAGCGATTGGGATGACAACCCGCAACTACTGTGTTATGATAGTACAAAAGGGGTTTATTTCGCCCAGAATAGATTTGAGGAGTTGAGAAATGCCTAA